The Miscanthus floridulus cultivar M001 chromosome 17, ASM1932011v1, whole genome shotgun sequence genome has a window encoding:
- the LOC136517040 gene encoding amidophosphoribosyltransferase, chloroplastic-like: MGIVAAAAATCTSRLLHYHVAAGSDRHHRHQLRYSASPFPLSLRCGSGRREAAARALQPDRVTPFSYGVDEDADDHPREECGLVGVVGDPDAASLCYLGLQKLQHRGEEGAGIVAVGGDGKLKSVTGLGLVADVFGDPSRLASLPGPAAIGHVRYSTAGAAASLRNVQPFLAGYRFGQVAVAHNGNLVNYQALRNKLEARGSIFNTSSDTEVILHLIATSLSRPLLARVCDACERLAGAYSLLFLTADKLFAVRDPHGFRPLVMGRRRNGAVVFASETCALDLIDATYEREVEPGEVVVVDRRDMSVASACLVPHRPRRSCVFEHIYFSLPNSVVFSHAVHERRTAFGQALAEESPAPGADVVIPVPDSGFYAALGFARASGLEFQQGLIRWHYSGRSFIQPTQAIRDLAVKLKLAPVRGVITGKSVVVVDDSLVRGTTSSKIVRLLRDAGAREVHMRIASPPVVGSCLYGIDTPSEGELISNRMDLDGVRREIGSDSLAFLSLGKLHSIYGEESGDYCDACFSRKYPVLPTLADPAAEPE; the protein is encoded by the coding sequence ATGGGAattgtcgccgccgccgccgccacgtgcACGTCCCGACTCCTCCACTACCACGTAGCCGCCGGCAGCGACCGCCATCACCGGCACCAGCTCAGGTACTCCGCGAGTCCGTTTCCTCTCTCGCTGCGCTGCGGCTCCGGCCGGCGTGAGGCGGCGGCCCGGGCGCTCCAGCCCGACCGCGTCACCCCGTTCTCCTACGGCGTGGATGAGGACGCGGATGACCACCCGCGCGAGGAGTGCGGTCTAGTCGGGGTCGTGGGCGACCCGGACGCGGCGTCGCTGTGCTATCTGGGGCTGCAGAAGCTGCAGCACCGCGGGGAGGAGGGGGCCGGGATCGTCGCCGTGGGCGGGGACGGCAAGCTCAAGTCTGTGACCGGGCTGGGGCTCGTGGCCGACGTGTTCGGGGACCCGTCCCGGCTCGCCTCGCTCCCGGGCCCCGCCGCCATCGGGCACGTGCGCTACTCCACGGCCGGCGCCGCCGCTTCGCTGCGCAACGTGCAGCCGTTCCTGGCCGGGTACCGGTTCGGGCAGGTCGCCGTGGCGCATAACGGCAACCTCGTCAACTACCAGGCGCTGCGGAACAAGCTCGAGGCCAGGGGATCCATCTTCAACACGTCCTCGGACACGGAGGTCATTCTCCACCTCATCGCGACGTCGCTGTCGCGGCCGCTGCTCGCCCGCGTCTGCGACGCCTGCGAGCGCCTCGCGGGGGCCTACTCGCTCCTTTTCCTCACGGCCGACAAGCTCTTCGCCGTGCGCGACCCGCATGGGTTCCGCCCGCTGGTGATGGGCCGCCGCCGGAACGGCGCCGTCGTCTTCGCGTCTGAGACCTGCGCGCTGGACCTCATCGACGCCACCTACGAGcgcgaggtggagcccggggaGGTGGTCGTGGTCGACCGCCGCGACATGTCGGTGGCCTCGGCCTGCCTCGTCCCGCACCGCCCCCGCCGCTCCTGCGTCTTCGAGCACATCTACTTCTCGCTGCCCAACTCGGTGGTGTTCTCCCACGCCGTCCACGAGCGCCGCACCGccttcgggcaggcgctggccgaGGAGTCCCCTGCCCCGGGCGCCGACGTCGTCATCCCGGTGCCCGACTCGGGCTTCTACGCCGCGCTCGGGTTCGCACGCGCGTCGGGGCTCGAGTTCCAGCAGGGTCTCATCCGTTGGCACTACAGCGGCCGCAGCTTCATCCAGCCGACGCAGGCGATCCGGGACCTCGCCGTGAAGCTGAAGCTCGCCCCCGTGCGCGGCGTCATCACCGGCAAGAGCGTCGTCGTCGTGGACGACTCCCTGGTGCGCGGCACCACCTCGAGCAAGATCGTGCGGCTGCTCCGCGACGCCGGCGCGCGGGAGGTGCACATGCGGATCGCGAGCCCACCCGTTGTGGGCTCCTGCCTCTACGGCATCGACACGCCGAGCGAGGGCGAGCTCATCTCCAACCGGATGGACCTGGATGGCGTGCGCCGGGAGATCGGCAGCGACTCCCTCGCCTTCCTCTCGCTGGGCAAGCTGCACAGCATCTACGGCGAAGAGTCGGGGGACTACTGCGACGCGTGCTTCTCGCGCAAGTACCCTGTGCTGCCCACGCTGGCCGACCCGGCCGCCGAACCGGAGTGA